The Streptomyces sp. Je 1-332 genome has a window encoding:
- a CDS encoding RHS repeat-associated core domain-containing protein codes for MPPVKVGDNDPVAPQAERTPTAEVAAWRAEQKKRAQGGDSTGRSGRAAPSDYVPERQGNVPWHRISNFAITDALTARVDYSTGNLMLTATDFEIAGVGQTLSLSRTYNSLDAPWGKVSQRWWQQYERYLQVLDGEVVLYDASGDSLRFSKQADGTFTTPKGYSKELKKNADGTYTVTNWKSSSKDTYNADGTLTKVTDKNKGAITIAQHDEGGEHKGFKLTETRSGRWIDLVKTDASQWQAKDHAGRTAVFDLDPAGNLHKTTNAEGKTTTFDYDSSRRLTKITTAEKRVTVFTYDSANRVTSMLRATEFNGSGHTGPTWTYEYDAASPTAAGTTKVTDPEQHATSYKHDKDGQVDEVTDALGHKRSTKFDANHNVDTATDAMGSGTTPGNVSDYGFNTRNNLESVKSPTGGKSATSWQTIAGGDVPKDSTNADGEKTSYTYDTAGNTKSVAQTGTGGGNVSYTYNPATPNCGGFEGQRCATETKMSASKTVKTSFTYDGKGNLTKVSPPGPLGETTYTYDSLGRTETLTDGRGIKKVFTYDHLDRIKTVSTTNDTVRYYYDDDGNLRQRDDNTGTIKYQFDPLQRETVRTLQDGSQTLLAYTAAGNVDFYQDPAGKVDYTWNEVNKLKELKDPQGRVTEYKYNNNDVRTETAYPGGTVQKVDVDKSSRPEKIRATSSKGTLVDLAYTYGYGTGATTDGNKIRTKTDAVTGLKTTYSYDGAGRFSYAAENKGSTLNESWQYCYDLAGNLTSQGTEKGCPRGTTYTINDAQQITAKNGSATNWSYDREGHETAAAPTPEGTRTGEKWSDHSQLTSLTVGGKTYEGQYGSTDQSERVKLGDTYFHNGPIGLSATSTAGVDTGFNREPEGTLNSMTRDGKADYYLTDALGSVVATADESGTKVNSYAYSPRGVTRSTSSEKILQPYRFAGSYQDPTGLYHNQARYYDPNIGRFNSPDPSGQEQNPYLYASGDPVNRIDPSGLASSGSLEVCMFGGCVGGGLSINDDGSFHPSVSAGAGTPGVNYTADQSAGDANAGPSGEVECSAGNLRAAASTDGDTSLGASTQYSAKPGCSAKVKYTW; via the coding sequence ATGCCGCCGGTGAAGGTCGGGGACAACGACCCGGTCGCACCGCAGGCCGAGCGCACGCCCACCGCTGAGGTGGCCGCGTGGCGGGCCGAGCAGAAGAAACGCGCCCAGGGCGGTGACAGTACCGGCCGGTCCGGTCGTGCGGCACCCAGCGACTACGTGCCCGAGAGGCAGGGCAATGTGCCCTGGCACCGCATCAGCAACTTCGCGATCACCGACGCACTGACGGCCCGGGTCGACTACTCGACCGGCAACCTGATGCTGACCGCGACCGACTTCGAGATCGCCGGGGTGGGCCAGACTCTGAGCCTGTCGCGCACCTACAACTCACTGGACGCGCCGTGGGGCAAGGTCTCCCAACGCTGGTGGCAGCAGTATGAGCGTTACCTCCAGGTCCTCGACGGTGAAGTCGTCCTCTATGACGCCTCGGGTGACAGCCTGCGCTTCAGCAAGCAGGCTGATGGCACCTTCACCACGCCCAAGGGCTACTCCAAGGAGCTGAAGAAGAACGCGGACGGCACCTATACCGTCACCAACTGGAAGTCCTCATCCAAGGACACCTACAACGCTGATGGCACGCTGACCAAGGTCACTGACAAGAACAAGGGCGCCATCACGATCGCCCAGCACGATGAGGGCGGCGAGCACAAGGGCTTCAAGCTGACCGAGACCCGATCCGGCCGGTGGATCGACCTGGTCAAGACCGACGCCTCGCAGTGGCAGGCCAAGGACCACGCGGGCCGCACCGCGGTCTTCGACCTCGACCCCGCCGGCAACCTGCACAAGACCACGAACGCCGAGGGCAAGACCACCACCTTCGACTACGACTCCTCACGCCGCCTGACAAAGATCACCACAGCGGAGAAGCGGGTCACCGTCTTCACCTATGACAGCGCCAACCGCGTCACGTCCATGCTGCGGGCCACGGAGTTCAACGGCTCCGGCCACACGGGGCCGACGTGGACGTATGAGTACGACGCCGCCTCGCCGACGGCGGCGGGCACGACGAAGGTCACCGATCCCGAACAGCACGCCACCAGCTACAAGCACGACAAGGATGGCCAGGTCGACGAGGTCACCGACGCTCTGGGGCACAAGCGGTCGACGAAGTTCGACGCCAACCACAACGTGGACACGGCTACCGACGCGATGGGGTCGGGTACGACCCCGGGCAACGTGTCCGACTACGGGTTCAACACCCGCAACAACCTCGAGAGCGTCAAGTCCCCGACCGGTGGGAAGTCGGCCACGAGCTGGCAGACGATCGCCGGCGGGGATGTGCCCAAGGACTCCACCAACGCCGACGGTGAGAAGACCAGCTACACCTATGACACCGCGGGCAACACCAAATCGGTCGCCCAGACCGGCACCGGCGGCGGCAACGTTTCCTACACCTATAACCCGGCCACGCCCAACTGCGGTGGTTTCGAGGGCCAGCGGTGTGCGACCGAGACGAAGATGTCGGCGTCCAAGACGGTGAAGACGTCCTTCACCTATGACGGCAAGGGCAACCTGACCAAGGTGAGCCCGCCGGGGCCGCTGGGGGAGACGACCTACACGTACGACAGCCTGGGCCGCACCGAGACCCTGACCGATGGCCGCGGCATCAAGAAGGTCTTCACCTACGACCATCTGGACCGCATCAAGACCGTCTCCACCACCAACGACACGGTCCGCTACTACTACGACGACGACGGCAACCTGCGCCAGCGCGACGACAACACCGGCACCATCAAGTACCAGTTCGACCCGCTCCAACGCGAAACCGTCCGCACCCTCCAGGACGGCTCACAAACCCTGCTCGCCTACACCGCGGCCGGCAATGTCGACTTCTACCAGGACCCGGCCGGGAAGGTCGACTACACCTGGAACGAGGTCAACAAGCTCAAGGAGCTCAAGGACCCGCAGGGCCGGGTGACGGAGTACAAGTACAACAACAACGACGTCCGCACGGAGACCGCCTACCCCGGCGGCACGGTGCAGAAGGTCGACGTCGACAAGTCCAGCCGCCCCGAGAAGATCAGGGCAACATCCAGCAAGGGCACGCTGGTCGACCTCGCCTACACCTACGGCTACGGCACCGGTGCCACGACCGACGGCAACAAGATCCGCACCAAGACCGACGCGGTGACCGGGCTGAAGACGACCTACAGCTATGACGGGGCGGGCCGCTTCTCCTACGCGGCGGAGAACAAGGGCTCCACGCTGAACGAGTCCTGGCAGTACTGCTACGACCTGGCCGGCAACCTCACCAGCCAGGGCACGGAAAAAGGCTGCCCCCGCGGCACCACCTATACGATCAACGACGCCCAGCAGATCACCGCGAAGAACGGCTCGGCCACCAACTGGTCCTACGACCGGGAGGGCCACGAGACCGCCGCGGCCCCGACACCAGAAGGCACCCGCACGGGCGAGAAGTGGTCGGATCACAGCCAGCTCACCTCCCTGACGGTGGGCGGCAAGACGTATGAGGGCCAGTACGGCTCGACCGACCAGAGCGAGCGCGTCAAGCTCGGCGACACCTACTTCCACAACGGCCCGATCGGCCTGTCGGCCACGTCAACTGCCGGTGTGGACACAGGCTTCAACCGGGAACCGGAGGGCACACTCAACTCCATGACCCGGGACGGAAAGGCGGACTACTACCTCACCGACGCCCTCGGCTCCGTCGTCGCGACCGCCGACGAATCCGGCACGAAGGTGAATTCGTATGCCTACAGTCCTCGCGGCGTCACCCGCTCTACGAGCAGCGAAAAGATCCTCCAGCCCTATCGGTTCGCTGGCAGCTATCAGGACCCGACCGGGCTCTACCACAACCAGGCCCGCTACTACGACCCCAACATCGGCCGTTTCAACAGCCCTGACCCCTCAGGCCAGGAACAGAACCCCTACCTCTACGCCTCGGGCGACCCGGTCAACCGCATCGACCCGAGTGGGCTGGCGTCCAGCGGCAGTCTCGAAGTCTGCATGTTCGGCGGATGTGTCGGTGGTGGCCTTTCCATCAACGACGATGGCTCCTTCCACCCCAGTGTTTCTGCGGGAGCTGGCACTCCCGGGGTCAACTACACAGCTGACCAGTCCGCCGGAGATGCCAACGCCGGCCCCTCGGGCGAGGTTGAGTGCTCTGCCGGAAACCTGCGGGCAGCTGCCAGTACGGACGGTGACACGAGTCTCGGCGCGAGCACGCAGTACAGCGCTAAGCCCGGATGCAGCGCGAAGGTGAAATACACCTGGTGA
- a CDS encoding SDR family NAD(P)-dependent oxidoreductase, with protein MSARLRDQVAVVVGGGQTPGATMGNGRAAALTYAREGARVLVVDRDEESAEETAALIRKGGGTARPHRADVTVEKDCADLARAALDAYGQIDVLHNNVGIVPGGRTEELPSATWRHGFEVNLTGMWLTCKYVLPHMRERGRGAVINISSMAGLLAGGEAIAYTTSKAAVHSMTRSLALEYAPHGIRVNAIAPGMMDTPMGVDSVARSSGTDRKDVAAQRASLVPMGHQGTSQDVAEAALFLASNASAFITGVTLPVDGGFTLRAGTH; from the coding sequence GTGAGCGCACGTCTGCGCGACCAAGTCGCCGTTGTCGTCGGCGGCGGACAGACCCCGGGCGCCACCATGGGCAACGGACGCGCCGCCGCCCTCACCTACGCCCGTGAAGGCGCACGCGTCCTGGTCGTCGACCGGGACGAGGAGTCAGCCGAGGAAACCGCCGCGCTCATCCGCAAGGGCGGCGGCACCGCCCGGCCCCACCGCGCCGACGTCACCGTCGAAAAGGACTGCGCCGATCTGGCCCGGGCCGCCCTCGACGCCTACGGGCAGATCGACGTGCTCCACAACAACGTCGGCATCGTGCCCGGCGGCCGCACCGAGGAACTCCCCTCCGCCACCTGGCGTCACGGCTTCGAGGTCAACCTCACCGGCATGTGGCTCACCTGCAAATACGTCCTACCGCATATGCGTGAGCGCGGCCGCGGCGCCGTCATCAACATCTCCTCCATGGCGGGACTGCTCGCCGGCGGCGAGGCCATCGCCTACACCACCTCCAAAGCCGCGGTCCATTCCATGACCCGTAGCCTCGCGCTGGAGTACGCCCCGCACGGCATCCGCGTCAACGCCATCGCCCCGGGGATGATGGACACTCCCATGGGCGTGGACTCCGTCGCCCGTTCCAGCGGCACCGACCGCAAAGACGTCGCGGCGCAACGGGCGAGCCTCGTCCCCATGGGCCATCAAGGCACCAGCCAGGACGTCGCCGAAGCAGCACTCTTCCTCGCCTCGAACGCCTCCGCCTTCATCACAGGCGTCACCCTGCCCGTCGACGGCGGCTTCACTCTGCGCGCCGGAACACACTGA
- a CDS encoding carboxymuconolactone decarboxylase family protein, with protein MSAPDGAGVAETPQQRATRGWAAMAEVMQCPAPPAMSPASLGGLSAQHIFGDLWDRPGLSRRDRRLITLTALAVLGQDRLHTPLHIRAALASSDLTEAELREMAVQIAYYAGWPLATSFDAAVDTATGHDTGYEQVTALANTPTNSAAPPPDRKEQP; from the coding sequence GTGAGCGCCCCTGACGGTGCCGGAGTCGCCGAGACACCACAGCAGCGCGCCACGCGGGGTTGGGCAGCTATGGCCGAGGTCATGCAGTGCCCGGCTCCGCCGGCCATGTCGCCGGCCTCGCTCGGCGGCCTGTCCGCCCAGCACATCTTCGGAGACCTGTGGGACCGCCCCGGGCTCTCCCGGCGCGACCGACGGCTGATCACCCTCACCGCCCTGGCCGTCCTTGGACAGGACCGCCTGCACACACCACTGCACATCAGGGCCGCCCTGGCCAGCAGCGACCTCACCGAGGCCGAACTGCGCGAAATGGCCGTTCAGATCGCCTACTACGCCGGGTGGCCGCTGGCCACGTCCTTCGACGCGGCCGTCGACACGGCCACCGGACACGACACCGGCTACGAACAGGTGACCGCCCTGGCCAACACCCCGACCAACAGTGCGGCACCCCCGCCGGACAGGAAGGAGCAACCGTGA